One stretch of Actinomycetota bacterium DNA includes these proteins:
- a CDS encoding acetyl-CoA C-acyltransferase, which translates to MRDVFVIDAVRTPMGRFGGALASVRPDDLAARAISALVERTGVPPGAVDDVVWGAANQAGEDNRNVARMALLLAGLPVEVPGATVNRLCGSGLEAVNSAYREIRSEEAELTIAGGSESMTRAPFVMAKAEKPFDRSAQVYDTTIGWRFVNPRMKELWGCHAMGETAEINGREYGITREEQDAFALESHLRAVEARDSGRFDDEIVAVEVPQRKGDPVLVGRDEPPRADSSLDRLARLKPAFEDSGTVTAGNSSTLNDGASALLLASEASVREHGWQPMARIVTSAVAGVEPQRMGIGPVHATRKALKRAGLSLDDIDLVELNEAFAAQSLACVKELGLDLSKVNVNGGAIALGHPLGCSGARILTTLVHEMRRREARYGLATMCIGVGQGIATIVEGM; encoded by the coding sequence ATGAGAGACGTGTTCGTGATCGACGCGGTCCGGACGCCCATGGGCCGCTTCGGCGGCGCTCTCGCCTCCGTCCGGCCGGACGACCTCGCGGCGCGGGCGATCTCGGCTCTGGTCGAACGTACCGGCGTTCCTCCCGGTGCCGTGGACGACGTGGTCTGGGGCGCGGCGAACCAGGCGGGCGAGGACAATCGCAACGTCGCGAGGATGGCTCTTCTGCTTGCCGGTCTGCCGGTCGAGGTGCCTGGTGCAACGGTGAACAGACTGTGCGGCTCGGGCCTCGAGGCGGTGAACTCCGCCTACAGGGAGATCCGCTCCGAAGAGGCCGAGCTGACGATCGCCGGCGGAAGCGAATCGATGACGCGGGCGCCGTTCGTGATGGCGAAGGCCGAGAAGCCGTTCGACCGCAGCGCGCAGGTCTACGACACGACGATCGGCTGGCGCTTCGTCAACCCGAGGATGAAGGAGCTGTGGGGTTGCCACGCGATGGGGGAGACGGCGGAGATAAACGGCCGCGAGTACGGGATCACGCGCGAGGAGCAAGACGCCTTCGCCCTCGAGAGCCATCTCCGCGCGGTAGAGGCGCGTGACAGCGGCCGTTTCGACGACGAGATCGTCGCCGTCGAGGTGCCCCAACGGAAAGGTGATCCGGTCCTGGTCGGGCGGGACGAGCCACCGCGCGCGGACAGCAGCCTCGACCGCCTTGCACGGCTGAAGCCGGCGTTCGAGGACTCTGGGACGGTGACCGCCGGCAACTCCTCGACCCTGAACGACGGCGCCTCCGCGCTGCTGCTCGCGTCCGAGGCATCGGTGCGCGAGCACGGATGGCAGCCCATGGCGCGAATCGTTACCTCGGCGGTGGCCGGGGTCGAGCCCCAACGGATGGGTATCGGGCCGGTTCACGCGACCCGAAAGGCGTTGAAGCGGGCGGGGCTGTCGCTGGACGACATCGACCTGGTCGAGCTGAACGAAGCGTTCGCCGCGCAGTCGCTCGCCTGCGTCAAAGAGCTCGGGCTCGACCTCTCGAAGGTCAACGTCAACGGCGGCGCGATCGCGCTGGGGCACCCGCTGGGTTGCTCCGGCGCCCGCATCCTGACCACCCTCGTCCACGAGATGAGACGTCGCGAGGCGCGCTACGGCCTGGCGACGATGTGCATCGGGGTCGGGCAGGGGATCGCCACGATCGTGGAAGGCATGTGA
- a CDS encoding DEAD/DEAH box helicase — MATAAARVGARAARAARAARATRATAQTARARSADAVAEFESSYRFPFDEFQRRACEAMVGGASVLVAAPTGAGKTVVGEFAAWLAMNTGGKTFYTTPVKALSNQKYGDFLEIHGGPNVGLLTGDNSLNGDAPVVVMTTEVLRNMIYEDSAALAGLRYVVLDEVHYLQDPYRGAVWEEILIHLPVDVQIVSLSATVSNAEEFGEWLQTLRGRTEVIIEEKRPVDLENWYFAGDELLPMFVKKPDGTVMPNPRGRELDRRRSSGAGRPGRGGKRPPQKRARVPWRTEVVERLDAEGMLPAIYFIFSRKGCSEAVRQCLREGIRLTTSDEARAIHEYADMHVADLPPNELDVLGYDDWIEGLRRGIAAHHAGMIPPFKEAVEDLFARGLVKVVFATETLALGINMPARSVVIESLMKFTGEKHEQMTPGEYTQLSGRAGRRGKDALGHSVVLLQRFIPFDGITRLASTRTYPLQSSFRPSYNMTVNLVRNYDRSEAEHLVNSSFAQFQADRDVVRLERKREKDAAYLATYRERMACELGDFAEYRDLLERLGSANGERSPRGTKGARVLDAVSRLRPGDVIEIPAGKRKGRYAVMEVTQRRSERAPRVLLLSDERSLVRFSPADFRDPPQPVARLPLPRGFQTRDARTRRDLSRALARLEITPPPVRERAADVVSTSSVATLREELELHPCHGCPEKKRHLHYAERAARLERELKSIDRRMQRRTGTLAKRFDQVLAVLEQLEYVKEWVLTRKGETLTRVYNESDLLVVESIERRLFEDLQPPELAAVCSTLVYETRGPDTGLIHDMPTVASGEVWRQLMKLWRQVRREEESRGLDLTREPDPGFARKAYRWASGAPLEKVLAEDDAPGDFVRSIKQLVDLLRQLEEIATTQDLADRTRSAIDSLNRGVIAYSAVEV, encoded by the coding sequence ATGGCGACGGCGGCGGCAAGGGTGGGGGCAAGGGCGGCAAGGGCGGCAAGGGCGGCAAGGGCGACAAGGGCGACGGCGCAGACGGCTAGGGCCCGCTCCGCCGACGCGGTCGCCGAGTTCGAGAGCTCCTACCGCTTCCCGTTCGACGAGTTCCAGAGGCGCGCGTGTGAGGCGATGGTGGGCGGGGCATCCGTCCTGGTTGCCGCTCCCACGGGCGCGGGCAAGACGGTGGTCGGCGAGTTCGCCGCCTGGCTCGCCATGAACACCGGGGGGAAGACCTTCTACACGACGCCGGTCAAGGCGCTCTCCAACCAGAAATACGGGGACTTCCTCGAGATCCACGGCGGCCCCAATGTCGGCCTCTTGACGGGTGACAACTCCTTGAACGGCGATGCGCCTGTCGTGGTGATGACCACCGAGGTGCTGCGCAACATGATCTACGAGGACTCGGCCGCGCTCGCGGGGCTCCGCTACGTCGTGCTCGACGAGGTGCACTACCTCCAGGACCCCTACCGCGGCGCGGTGTGGGAAGAGATCCTGATCCACCTCCCGGTGGACGTCCAGATCGTCTCTCTGTCGGCGACGGTCTCGAACGCGGAGGAGTTCGGCGAGTGGCTGCAGACGCTGCGGGGCCGCACCGAGGTGATCATCGAAGAGAAGCGGCCGGTGGACCTGGAGAACTGGTACTTCGCGGGTGATGAGCTGCTGCCGATGTTCGTCAAGAAACCGGACGGCACCGTGATGCCGAACCCGCGGGGCCGGGAGCTAGACCGCAGGCGGAGCTCCGGCGCCGGCCGGCCCGGTCGCGGTGGGAAACGACCTCCCCAGAAGCGGGCCCGAGTGCCGTGGCGCACCGAAGTGGTGGAGCGGCTGGATGCGGAGGGCATGCTGCCCGCGATCTACTTCATCTTCTCGCGCAAGGGCTGCAGCGAAGCCGTCAGGCAGTGCCTGCGCGAGGGGATCCGCCTCACAACCTCGGACGAGGCGCGGGCGATCCACGAGTACGCCGACATGCACGTCGCGGACCTGCCGCCGAACGAGCTCGACGTGCTCGGGTACGACGACTGGATCGAGGGCCTGCGCCGCGGGATCGCCGCCCATCACGCCGGCATGATCCCGCCTTTCAAGGAGGCGGTTGAAGATCTCTTCGCACGCGGGTTGGTCAAGGTCGTGTTCGCGACCGAGACGCTGGCCCTCGGGATCAACATGCCCGCGCGAAGCGTCGTGATCGAGAGCTTGATGAAGTTCACGGGCGAGAAGCACGAGCAGATGACCCCGGGCGAATACACCCAGCTATCGGGCCGCGCCGGCCGCAGGGGCAAGGACGCCCTCGGCCACAGCGTGGTCCTGCTGCAGAGGTTCATCCCCTTCGACGGGATCACCAGGCTCGCGTCCACCCGCACCTATCCGCTCCAGTCGTCGTTCCGGCCCTCGTACAACATGACCGTCAACCTCGTCCGCAACTACGACCGGTCGGAGGCGGAGCACCTCGTCAACTCGTCGTTCGCGCAGTTCCAGGCGGACCGCGACGTGGTGCGGTTGGAACGCAAACGTGAGAAGGACGCGGCGTACCTCGCCACCTATAGAGAGCGGATGGCGTGCGAGCTCGGCGACTTCGCGGAGTACCGGGACCTTCTGGAGCGCCTCGGTTCGGCCAACGGCGAACGGTCGCCGAGGGGCACGAAGGGCGCGCGTGTGTTGGACGCGGTCTCACGTCTCCGACCCGGCGACGTTATCGAGATCCCGGCCGGGAAACGGAAGGGCCGCTATGCCGTGATGGAGGTAACTCAGCGGCGTTCGGAAAGGGCCCCTCGCGTCTTGCTGCTCTCGGACGAAAGGTCGCTGGTCAGGTTCTCCCCGGCGGATTTCCGCGATCCGCCGCAACCCGTCGCTCGGCTCCCTCTTCCGCGCGGCTTCCAGACCCGCGACGCCAGAACCCGAAGAGACCTGAGCAGGGCGCTCGCTCGCCTGGAGATCACACCCCCGCCGGTGAGGGAGCGCGCAGCGGACGTCGTATCGACCTCTTCGGTTGCCACTCTGCGCGAGGAGCTCGAGCTACATCCCTGCCATGGCTGCCCCGAGAAGAAGCGTCACCTGCACTACGCGGAGCGGGCGGCGCGGCTGGAGCGCGAGCTGAAGAGCATCGACAGAAGGATGCAGAGACGTACCGGGACGCTCGCGAAGCGCTTCGACCAGGTCCTGGCGGTGCTGGAGCAGCTCGAGTACGTGAAGGAGTGGGTGCTGACCCGGAAGGGAGAGACGCTCACCCGCGTCTACAACGAATCCGACCTTCTAGTGGTCGAGTCGATCGAGCGCCGGCTGTTCGAGGACCTCCAGCCCCCCGAGCTGGCCGCCGTCTGTTCCACGCTCGTGTACGAGACCCGCGGTCCCGACACGGGCCTGATTCACGATATGCCGACGGTCGCATCCGGAGAGGTCTGGAGACAGCTGATGAAGCTGTGGCGCCAGGTGCGCCGGGAAGAGGAGTCGCGCGGCCTCGACCTCACCCGCGAACCTGACCCCGGCTTCGCACGGAAGGCGTACAGGTGGGCATCCGGCGCGCCGCTGGAGAAGGTCCTGGCCGAGGACGACGCTCCCGGAGACTTCGTCCGGTCGATCAAGCAGCTGGTGGACCTGTTGCGACAGCTCGAGGAGATCGCTACGACCCAGGACCTAGCGGACCGCACACGGTCGGCGATCGATTCGCTGAACCGGGGCGTCATCGCCTACTCGGCTGTGGAGGTCTAG
- the tatC gene encoding twin-arginine translocase subunit TatC has product MGTSGNLRRRRLSFVGRRRRKSQVAAMTMIEHLHELRRRLIFSLAAFVAISIGAFFFFEPILDLLLAPLCELDPSLLGPQGCRLSGFGPAEPFIVRLKVTAMVGVVFSAPVWIYQIWAFVTPGLTPQEKKYALPFILSSIVLFSVGVTFAYLTLEPGLRFLIGLGEGLITPFFRADAYLNFVGLMFIGFGLTFELPLLLFFLGLSGAVSVQQLQHQRRAAFVAIVALAAVVTPSQDPYTMLLMAGPLYVLYEGTIILLRVVQKRKRRAGAGL; this is encoded by the coding sequence ATGGGAACTTCCGGGAACCTGCGCCGGCGCAGGTTGAGCTTCGTCGGCCGCAGACGTCGGAAGTCGCAGGTCGCGGCGATGACGATGATCGAGCACCTGCACGAGCTGCGCAGGCGGCTCATCTTCTCGCTGGCGGCCTTCGTGGCGATCTCGATCGGCGCCTTCTTCTTCTTCGAACCCATCCTTGATCTGTTGCTTGCGCCGCTGTGCGAGCTGGACCCCAGCTTGCTCGGCCCCCAGGGATGCAGGCTCAGCGGGTTCGGCCCGGCCGAACCCTTCATCGTGAGGCTGAAGGTGACGGCCATGGTGGGAGTCGTGTTCTCGGCGCCGGTCTGGATCTACCAGATCTGGGCCTTCGTGACGCCGGGGCTGACGCCGCAGGAGAAGAAGTACGCGTTGCCGTTCATCCTGTCGTCGATCGTGCTGTTCTCGGTGGGCGTGACCTTCGCCTACCTGACGCTCGAGCCGGGACTCCGCTTCCTGATCGGGCTCGGCGAGGGGCTGATCACCCCATTCTTCAGGGCCGACGCGTACCTGAACTTCGTGGGCCTGATGTTCATCGGCTTCGGGCTCACCTTCGAGTTGCCGCTGCTGTTGTTCTTCCTGGGACTGTCGGGAGCGGTCTCGGTGCAACAGTTGCAGCACCAGCGCCGCGCCGCCTTCGTTGCGATCGTTGCGCTCGCGGCCGTTGTGACGCCGAGTCAAGACCCCTACACGATGCTCCTCATGGCAGGGCCGCTATATGTTCTCTACGAGGGCACGATCATCCTGTTGAGGGTGGTGCAGAAGAGGAAGAGGCGCGCGGGCGCCGGTTTATAG
- the tatB gene encoding Sec-independent protein translocase protein TatB, producing the protein MPSLGPLELLMLAVIALIVFGPQRLPEIARTVGKALSEVRRMAAEAKAEFEDGLSLDDVEDEDEDTAPAPPAASGEDN; encoded by the coding sequence ATGCCGTCCCTTGGGCCCCTTGAGCTCCTCATGCTCGCGGTCATCGCGCTGATCGTGTTCGGCCCCCAACGGCTGCCGGAGATCGCCCGGACCGTCGGCAAGGCCTTGTCGGAGGTGCGTCGGATGGCGGCAGAGGCAAAGGCCGAGTTCGAAGACGGCTTGAGCCTCGACGACGTCGAGGACGAAGACGAAGACACCGCGCCCGCGCCACCCGCAGCCTCCGGCGAGGACAACTGA
- a CDS encoding ATP-binding protein, producing the protein MPIFTRARKDDLPESPDKTRVALEAALRVSEIASSGAALPNAVQGMVEAAIELLEAEQGSIMLLQEDGQTLTLVASYGLPSEVPIGQSIRVGESVAGRVLATGKPLLLGAIDRDAFVNFVPKSRQITSSIVVPLRVQGRGIGVLSLAVTDAPARFGDEDLRVAQMFADQAAGLLYRARLHEQAEHRSSDLMALVESSRGLLGSLDVEELLQSVLDGGARLAGSTEGFACLFDSDSGGITRGVFRGFAKDKIRALLDLEEVQDAIQRTDVAMVDDPDRGPVVAVGLRTTRGSTGVMVVQAEREIIEERRHLFRAFAQQGGAAIGAAEFHNEVERKETELTSIIQGVPNPILLVDARGNLVAVNPASETLFGISSMFAAGAPAVGTVGHPEIERLLTAEGELQAEVIAGNPPRTYKVRVADVHVPRAPMGRVLIMDDVTSEREIVQTQRDFVAMIGHELRTPLTIIKGFARTLLRRIDTVKPEDATEALRTIDVRAAQLERLIEDLLYVSKIESREAQLRIDQVEIASLARAVAEEIIGDYEDREVAVEIPRGLTWPCDETKVSLVLRHLIENALKYSAGPQPVVVRASEDDDELRIDVIDRGIGLVSTDIPHIFERFRQVDGSSTREHGGTGVGLYLCAQLVRVHNGRIWVDSTWGKGSTFSFSLPRGAVTAGVVRIRSKPAVEASS; encoded by the coding sequence ATGCCCATCTTCACCCGCGCCCGGAAAGACGATCTTCCGGAGAGCCCAGACAAGACGCGGGTGGCCCTGGAAGCCGCTCTGCGCGTGTCCGAGATCGCGTCGTCGGGCGCCGCGCTGCCGAACGCGGTTCAGGGCATGGTCGAAGCGGCCATCGAGCTGCTCGAGGCCGAGCAGGGCTCGATCATGTTGCTGCAGGAGGACGGTCAGACCCTGACCCTCGTGGCGTCCTACGGGCTGCCGTCCGAGGTGCCGATCGGTCAGTCCATCCGGGTGGGCGAGTCGGTCGCCGGTCGCGTCCTGGCTACGGGCAAGCCACTTCTCCTGGGTGCCATCGACCGCGACGCCTTCGTGAACTTCGTCCCGAAGAGCCGCCAGATCACGTCATCGATCGTGGTTCCGCTGCGCGTCCAGGGGCGCGGCATCGGCGTTCTCAGCCTCGCGGTCACCGATGCCCCCGCGCGCTTCGGAGACGAAGACCTGCGGGTTGCCCAGATGTTCGCGGACCAAGCCGCGGGATTGCTCTACCGCGCGCGGCTGCACGAGCAGGCCGAGCACCGGTCCTCCGACCTTATGGCTCTGGTCGAATCCAGCCGCGGGCTCCTCGGGAGTCTGGACGTCGAGGAGCTTCTTCAGAGCGTGCTGGATGGTGGAGCTCGCCTGGCGGGTTCGACCGAGGGGTTCGCGTGCCTGTTCGACAGCGACAGCGGCGGGATCACGCGCGGCGTCTTCCGCGGCTTCGCGAAAGACAAGATCCGCGCCTTGCTGGACCTCGAGGAGGTGCAGGACGCCATCCAACGTACAGACGTAGCGATGGTCGACGATCCTGATCGCGGGCCGGTGGTAGCCGTGGGCCTCAGAACCACCAGGGGCAGCACCGGCGTCATGGTGGTCCAGGCAGAGCGGGAGATCATCGAAGAACGCCGGCACCTGTTCCGCGCCTTCGCACAGCAGGGCGGCGCCGCTATCGGCGCGGCCGAGTTCCACAACGAGGTCGAGCGCAAAGAGACGGAGCTCACGTCGATCATCCAGGGGGTGCCGAACCCGATCCTGTTGGTCGACGCCCGCGGGAACCTGGTGGCCGTCAACCCGGCGTCCGAGACGCTGTTCGGCATCTCCAGCATGTTCGCCGCGGGCGCCCCCGCAGTCGGGACCGTGGGGCATCCCGAGATCGAGCGGCTGCTGACGGCCGAGGGGGAGCTGCAGGCCGAGGTCATCGCGGGCAACCCACCTCGCACCTACAAGGTCCGAGTAGCCGATGTGCACGTCCCGCGGGCCCCGATGGGACGCGTGCTGATCATGGACGACGTCACGTCCGAGCGCGAGATCGTTCAGACGCAGCGAGACTTCGTCGCGATGATCGGGCACGAGCTGCGGACGCCGCTCACCATCATCAAGGGATTCGCCCGCACCTTGCTCCGCCGCATCGACACCGTGAAGCCCGAGGACGCAACGGAGGCTCTGCGCACGATCGACGTTCGCGCCGCGCAACTCGAACGTTTGATCGAAGACCTGCTCTACGTATCGAAGATCGAGTCGCGCGAAGCTCAGCTCCGCATCGACCAGGTAGAGATCGCTTCTCTCGCGCGGGCGGTCGCGGAAGAGATCATCGGTGACTACGAGGATCGCGAGGTAGCGGTGGAGATCCCTCGTGGGCTGACGTGGCCTTGTGACGAGACCAAGGTCAGCCTGGTCCTGCGGCACCTGATCGAGAACGCTCTGAAGTACTCGGCGGGGCCGCAGCCCGTGGTCGTGCGCGCGTCTGAGGACGACGATGAGCTGCGGATCGACGTGATCGACAGGGGCATCGGCCTCGTCTCGACGGACATCCCACACATCTTCGAGCGCTTCCGCCAGGTCGACGGGTCCTCGACGAGGGAGCACGGCGGCACCGGTGTCGGCCTGTACCTGTGTGCGCAGCTGGTCCGGGTGCACAACGGGCGCATCTGGGTCGACTCCACATGGGGCAAGGGATCTACCTTCTCGTTCTCGCTCCCCCGCGGCGCCGTTACCGCCGGCGTCGTGCGGATCCGGTCCAAGCCGGCTGTCGAAGCCTCCTCTTAG
- a CDS encoding WYL domain-containing protein → MTENAGRLGRRLSRILLLLPYAIQHPGTTAGELSRKFQIPKNELINDLNLVFLCGLPGYGPGDLIDVEIQEDRIYIRMADYFSAPLRLTPGEALALYAGGQAIAALPAMEQADSLRRALVKLGKALGADGDGDEGSAIEVRFETTPQQHLQVLQQGLSEHKRVKIEYLSSSRSEPATREIDPWGLVATLGRWYVVGFDHLSGEERMFRVDRIKSSRLTDTPAAPPVDFDAERYKGAFIGRDDQTVVTVEISPEAARWFEDYYPVRAARELPDGWREVELLSSGDRWGATLALRLGDQVRNVRPASVLETAQRLAERIARRHGWDGG, encoded by the coding sequence ATGACGGAGAACGCCGGCAGGCTCGGTCGCAGGCTCAGCCGGATCCTGCTGCTGCTTCCGTACGCCATCCAACATCCGGGGACGACTGCCGGCGAGCTGTCGCGCAAGTTCCAGATCCCGAAGAACGAGTTGATCAATGACCTCAACCTCGTGTTCCTCTGTGGGCTCCCGGGCTACGGGCCCGGCGACCTCATCGACGTCGAGATCCAAGAGGACCGGATCTATATCCGGATGGCCGACTATTTCTCGGCCCCCCTCCGGCTGACGCCGGGGGAGGCGCTCGCCCTCTACGCGGGCGGCCAAGCCATCGCGGCTCTCCCCGCGATGGAGCAGGCGGACTCGCTGCGGCGAGCGCTCGTGAAGCTGGGCAAGGCGCTCGGGGCCGACGGAGACGGGGACGAGGGATCCGCGATCGAGGTGCGCTTCGAGACGACTCCGCAGCAGCACCTGCAGGTCCTGCAACAAGGTCTCTCCGAGCACAAGAGGGTGAAGATCGAGTACCTCTCCAGCTCTCGCAGCGAGCCGGCCACCAGAGAGATCGACCCGTGGGGACTTGTTGCGACCCTTGGACGCTGGTACGTCGTCGGCTTCGACCACCTGAGCGGCGAGGAGCGCATGTTCAGGGTCGACCGCATCAAGAGCTCGAGGCTGACGGATACGCCGGCGGCTCCTCCGGTCGACTTCGACGCGGAGCGCTACAAGGGCGCGTTCATCGGCCGCGACGATCAGACGGTGGTCACCGTCGAGATCTCACCCGAGGCCGCCCGCTGGTTCGAGGACTACTACCCCGTGCGGGCCGCGCGCGAGCTCCCCGACGGCTGGCGCGAGGTCGAGCTTCTGTCGAGCGGCGACAGGTGGGGCGCAACCCTGGCGCTTCGTCTCGGCGACCAGGTGAGAAACGTGCGGCCTGCCTCCGTGCTGGAAACGGCTCAGCGACTGGCGGAGCGCATAGCCCGCCGTCACGGCTGGGACGGCGGCTAA
- a CDS encoding WYL domain-containing protein has product MRRIERLINLIAALLDSRRPMTAAEIRTRIAGYQTENVEAFRRSFERDKAELREMGIPIEVVKDEEDVDAYTIPPGKYYMPDLDLQADELAALRLAADAVLGVGEEAAAGFRKLSVGAAEDAVAAPHVVWGADVAAEQPLLGPLLSALLDKRPVRFDYESGDGARSSRHLEPYSLVHRRGHWYLVGRDATRGAVRSFKVSRIISSVTSADGTYEVPEDFDVDAHTGVEPWELGEDHHQRATVRFDEALRWWPHQNMPRLDVTGGPGGSAQVEMPVANIEALVSWAIGLGASVEIVEPVEARERMIDHLRPFLPRS; this is encoded by the coding sequence ATGCGGCGCATCGAGCGGCTGATCAACCTCATCGCAGCGCTCCTCGACAGCCGCAGGCCGATGACCGCCGCCGAGATCCGGACGCGGATCGCCGGGTACCAGACCGAAAACGTCGAGGCCTTCCGTCGCTCGTTCGAGCGCGACAAGGCCGAGCTGCGCGAGATGGGCATCCCGATCGAGGTCGTGAAGGACGAAGAGGACGTGGATGCGTACACGATCCCGCCCGGGAAGTACTACATGCCCGACCTCGACCTGCAAGCCGACGAGCTCGCGGCGCTGCGGCTCGCGGCCGACGCCGTTCTCGGCGTGGGCGAGGAGGCTGCGGCCGGGTTCCGGAAGCTGTCGGTTGGCGCAGCAGAAGATGCCGTTGCCGCCCCGCACGTCGTGTGGGGTGCGGACGTGGCCGCCGAGCAGCCTCTTCTCGGCCCCCTGCTCTCCGCCCTTCTGGACAAGAGGCCCGTACGTTTCGACTACGAGAGCGGCGACGGCGCGCGCAGCAGCCGGCACCTGGAGCCGTACAGCCTCGTCCACCGCCGCGGGCACTGGTACCTGGTGGGTCGCGATGCGACCCGCGGTGCCGTCCGGTCATTCAAGGTCTCGAGGATCATCTCGTCGGTCACCTCCGCCGACGGCACGTACGAGGTTCCCGAGGACTTCGACGTCGACGCCCACACGGGCGTCGAGCCGTGGGAGCTCGGGGAGGACCATCACCAGCGCGCCACCGTCCGCTTCGACGAGGCTCTGCGGTGGTGGCCCCACCAGAACATGCCGCGGCTCGACGTCACGGGAGGCCCCGGCGGATCGGCGCAGGTGGAGATGCCCGTCGCTAACATCGAGGCGCTGGTGTCGTGGGCGATCGGGCTTGGCGCCTCCGTCGAGATCGTGGAGCCCGTAGAGGCTCGCGAGCGCATGATCGATCACCTGCGCCCCTTCCTGCCGAGGTCATGA
- a CDS encoding DUF3866 family protein — protein MALFHEGKVVAVVEVTPERVRAKVALGDREIDAVGYPSMLQGELAEGDAVVVNVTGLELGLGTGGIGLILWNLDGGGGTVGEGHIMKMRYTPWQMNVVAAEAPESPHHEALRDADDLGGLPVVACGLHSQIPAVAAGIRAAAPAARVGYLMTDGGALPAAFSNLVTQMKEAGLVDSTCTTGHAFGGDLEAVNVFSGLVALQRATRCDAVIAAMGPGVVGTGSRLGHSAIEQGQLLDAATALHGRAIATVRVSFHDGRPRHFGISHHTLTALTVAARERCTVVVPKLPVAQTRLMEAQLEKSEVCARHELVFASGRPGVRLLRERGINPVSMGRTMGEAPELWYAAAAAGSVAGEALADGG, from the coding sequence ATGGCACTCTTCCACGAGGGCAAGGTGGTGGCCGTCGTGGAGGTGACGCCGGAGCGCGTTCGAGCGAAGGTGGCGCTTGGGGACCGAGAGATCGACGCCGTCGGTTACCCCTCCATGCTCCAGGGGGAACTTGCCGAGGGCGATGCAGTCGTTGTCAACGTGACCGGGCTCGAGCTGGGCCTCGGAACCGGCGGCATCGGGCTGATCCTGTGGAACCTCGACGGCGGAGGGGGAACCGTCGGGGAAGGCCACATCATGAAGATGAGGTACACGCCGTGGCAGATGAACGTGGTCGCGGCGGAGGCGCCGGAGAGCCCGCACCACGAGGCTCTACGGGACGCGGACGATCTCGGAGGGTTGCCGGTGGTCGCCTGCGGTCTGCACTCCCAGATCCCCGCGGTCGCCGCCGGCATACGAGCCGCCGCACCAGCGGCCCGCGTCGGCTACCTCATGACGGACGGCGGAGCCCTTCCCGCCGCGTTCAGCAACCTCGTGACCCAGATGAAGGAGGCCGGGCTCGTCGACAGCACCTGCACGACGGGGCATGCATTCGGCGGGGACCTCGAAGCGGTGAACGTCTTCAGCGGCCTGGTCGCACTGCAACGAGCCACCCGCTGTGATGCCGTGATCGCGGCGATGGGCCCGGGCGTGGTCGGCACCGGCAGCCGCCTCGGACACAGCGCGATCGAGCAGGGACAACTGCTGGACGCGGCCACGGCCCTTCACGGCAGGGCGATCGCCACCGTGCGGGTGTCGTTCCACGACGGCAGGCCCCGCCACTTCGGGATCAGCCATCACACGCTGACGGCATTGACGGTGGCGGCCCGTGAGCGCTGCACCGTGGTCGTTCCAAAACTGCCCGTAGCGCAGACCCGCCTCATGGAGGCACAGCTCGAGAAGTCGGAAGTCTGCGCCCGTCACGAGCTCGTGTTCGCGAGCGGACGTCCCGGTGTTCGCCTCCTGCGCGAGCGCGGCATCAACCCCGTGTCGATGGGCCGAACTATGGGTGAGGCGCCGGAGCTGTGGTACGCGGCCGCCGCTGCCGGCAGCGTCGCCGGGGAGGCTCTGGCGGACGGCGGTTAA